In a genomic window of Bradyrhizobium ontarionense:
- a CDS encoding ABC transporter ATP-binding protein, whose product MSYALETRGLDKHFGGLHVTRDLSLKIAPGARHALIGPNGAGKTTVINQLTGVLEPSAGRILLEGQDITDLPVHKRVLRGLSRTFQINQLYPDLTPLETIGLAVSERLGGGGNWWRRMGTRDDINAEIAETLERFRLLDVMNDPTSTLPYGKQRLLEIAVAIAAKPRVLLLDEPAAGVPEGERKDILAAVAALPRDVTVLLIEHDMDLVFSFADRISVLVSGALLVEGAPDEVARDPQVKAVYLGEAA is encoded by the coding sequence ATGAGCTACGCGCTCGAAACCCGCGGGCTGGACAAGCATTTCGGCGGTCTTCATGTGACGCGCGACCTGTCGCTGAAGATCGCGCCCGGTGCGCGGCACGCGCTGATCGGTCCGAACGGCGCCGGCAAGACCACCGTCATCAATCAGCTCACCGGCGTGCTGGAGCCGAGCGCGGGACGAATCCTGCTCGAAGGCCAGGACATCACCGATCTCCCCGTGCACAAGCGCGTGCTGCGCGGCCTGTCGCGCACCTTCCAGATCAACCAGCTCTACCCGGACCTGACGCCGCTCGAGACCATCGGGCTCGCGGTGTCCGAGCGGCTCGGCGGCGGTGGCAATTGGTGGCGGCGCATGGGCACGCGCGACGACATCAATGCCGAGATCGCCGAGACCTTGGAGCGCTTCCGGCTGCTCGACGTGATGAACGATCCGACCTCGACCTTGCCCTATGGCAAGCAGCGCCTGCTCGAGATCGCCGTCGCCATCGCCGCCAAGCCCCGCGTGCTGCTGCTCGACGAGCCGGCCGCCGGCGTGCCGGAGGGCGAGCGCAAGGACATTCTCGCCGCCGTCGCCGCGTTGCCGCGTGACGTGACGGTGCTGCTGATCGAGCACGACATGGACCTCGTCTTCTCCTTTGCCGACCGCATCTCGGTTCTCGTTTCGGGGGCTCTGCTGGTCGAGGGCGCTCCCGACGAGGTCGCACGCGATCCGCAGGTCAAGGCGGTCTATCTCGGCGAGGCCGCGTGA
- the purU gene encoding formyltetrahydrofolate deformylase: MSDHQYVLTLSCPDRPGIVSAVSTFLAHNGQNILDAQQFGDFETGHFFMRVVFTAADLAVNLPSLQTGFTAIADRFAMDWQMRDRAGQRRVMLLVSKFDHCLVDILYRWRTRDLSMIPTAIVSNHPRETYAGLDFGDIPFHHMPVTRDTKREQEQAVLKLVDDTKTDLVVLARYMQILSDEMSASLSGRCINIHHSFLPGFKGAKPYHQAYERGVKLIGATAHYVTRDLDEGPIIDQDVERISHRDTPDDLVRKGRDIERRVLARAIRYHLEDRVILNGRKTVVFMD; encoded by the coding sequence ATGTCCGACCACCAATATGTCCTGACCCTGTCCTGCCCGGATCGTCCCGGGATCGTCTCGGCCGTCTCCACCTTCCTCGCCCATAACGGCCAGAACATTCTCGACGCCCAGCAGTTCGGCGATTTCGAGACGGGTCACTTCTTCATGCGCGTGGTGTTCACGGCCGCCGACCTCGCCGTCAACCTGCCGTCGCTGCAGACCGGTTTCACCGCGATCGCCGACCGGTTTGCGATGGATTGGCAGATGCGCGACCGCGCCGGCCAACGCCGCGTCATGCTGCTGGTGTCGAAGTTCGATCATTGCCTGGTCGACATTCTCTACCGCTGGCGCACCCGCGACCTGTCGATGATCCCGACCGCGATCGTCTCCAACCATCCGCGCGAGACCTATGCCGGGCTCGATTTCGGCGACATCCCGTTCCACCACATGCCGGTCACCAGGGACACCAAGCGCGAGCAGGAGCAGGCGGTCCTGAAGCTAGTCGACGACACCAAGACCGATCTCGTGGTGCTGGCGCGCTACATGCAGATCCTGTCCGACGAGATGTCGGCGAGCCTGTCCGGGCGCTGCATCAACATCCATCATTCGTTCCTGCCGGGCTTCAAGGGCGCCAAGCCCTACCACCAGGCCTATGAGCGCGGCGTCAAGCTGATCGGCGCCACCGCCCATTACGTCACGCGCGATCTCGACGAAGGCCCGATCATCGACCAGGACGTCGAGCGCATCAGCCATCGCGACACCCCCGACGACCTCGTGCGCAAGGGCCGCGACATCGAACGCCGGGTGCTGGCGCGGGCGATCCGCTATCACCTCGAGGACCGCGTCATCCTCAACGGGCGCAAGACCGTGGTGTTCATGGATTGA
- a CDS encoding branched-chain amino acid ABC transporter permease, whose amino-acid sequence MTAILTNLFDGVAYGMLLFVLACGLAVTLGLMNFVNLAHGAFAMTGGYVCAVLANQLGWPFFAALPFAFIVSAVIGAALERTLYQHLYARSHLDQVLFSIGLVFMSVAAADYVMGSSRLFIKLPAALQGQFDVFGVGIGRYRLMIIVICGLLTVGLQLVLSKTRFGSRLRAAVDDPRAASGLGINVPQVFAFTFAFGCGLAGLGGALSAEILGLDPYFPLKFMIYFLIVVTVGGSSSITGPFLASLLLGIGDVAGKYYVPKLGPFVIYTIMIVILIWRPNGLFGRTATR is encoded by the coding sequence ATGACCGCCATCCTTACCAACCTGTTCGACGGTGTTGCCTACGGCATGCTGCTGTTCGTGCTGGCCTGCGGGCTCGCCGTGACGCTCGGCCTGATGAACTTCGTCAATCTCGCCCACGGCGCCTTCGCCATGACCGGCGGCTACGTCTGTGCCGTTCTGGCCAATCAGCTGGGCTGGCCGTTCTTTGCCGCGCTGCCGTTCGCCTTCATCGTCAGCGCGGTGATCGGCGCGGCGCTGGAGCGGACGCTGTACCAGCATCTCTATGCGCGCAGCCATCTCGATCAGGTGCTGTTCTCGATCGGGCTTGTGTTCATGTCGGTGGCCGCGGCCGACTACGTCATGGGCTCGTCGCGGCTCTTCATCAAGCTGCCGGCGGCGCTGCAGGGGCAGTTCGATGTGTTCGGTGTCGGCATCGGCCGCTACCGGCTGATGATCATCGTCATTTGCGGCCTGCTCACGGTGGGGCTGCAGCTCGTTCTGTCCAAGACCCGGTTCGGCAGCCGGCTGCGCGCGGCGGTCGATGATCCCAGGGCGGCCAGCGGGCTCGGCATCAACGTGCCGCAGGTGTTCGCCTTCACCTTCGCGTTCGGCTGCGGACTGGCCGGACTGGGCGGCGCGCTCAGCGCCGAGATCCTCGGCCTCGATCCGTATTTCCCTCTCAAGTTCATGATCTACTTCCTGATCGTGGTCACGGTCGGCGGTTCGTCTTCGATCACCGGTCCGTTCCTGGCCTCGCTGCTGCTCGGCATCGGCGACGTCGCCGGCAAATACTACGTGCCGAAGCTCGGGCCGTTCGTCATCTACACCATCATGATCGTGATCCTGATCTGGCGCCCGAACGGCCTGTTCGGCCGCACGGCGACGCGGTGA
- a CDS encoding branched-chain amino acid ABC transporter permease has product MTTNAQSDVGFHARQHGRWHWSEFAFWIVVLAVGLAFPSRYLIMTEILRLALFAMSLDLILGYAGIVSLGHAAFFGVGAYCAGLLSVHGIINEPVLALIVAGLAATVLGFATSFLVIRGVDLTRLMVTLGIALLMEALAERFSNITGGTDGLQGIDIQPIFGLFAFDMFGKTGFFYSLAVLFVLFLLARRIVHSPFGLSLRAIKNNPLRAAAVGIPVNRRLIAIYTVAAFYAGIAGALFTQTTALASLDVFSFERSADLVLMLVIGGSGYLYGGLIGAAVFRMLQELFQWITPQYWMFWIGLVLVVIVMVGRHRIHAYALWLPNLILRQIAGRKAAVALTDNEAP; this is encoded by the coding sequence ATGACAACGAATGCACAATCCGACGTCGGCTTCCACGCCAGGCAGCATGGCCGCTGGCATTGGAGCGAGTTCGCCTTCTGGATCGTCGTGCTGGCGGTCGGACTCGCCTTTCCCTCGCGCTACCTGATCATGACCGAGATCCTGCGGCTCGCGCTGTTCGCGATGTCGCTCGATCTCATCCTCGGCTATGCCGGCATCGTCTCGCTGGGGCACGCCGCCTTCTTCGGCGTCGGTGCCTACTGCGCCGGACTGCTGTCGGTCCACGGCATCATCAACGAGCCGGTGCTGGCGCTGATCGTGGCCGGCCTTGCCGCTACGGTGCTCGGCTTCGCCACCAGCTTCCTGGTGATCCGCGGCGTCGACCTGACGCGGCTGATGGTGACACTCGGCATTGCGCTCTTGATGGAAGCGCTGGCGGAGCGCTTCTCCAACATCACCGGCGGCACCGACGGCCTGCAGGGCATCGACATCCAGCCGATCTTCGGCCTGTTCGCCTTCGACATGTTCGGCAAGACCGGCTTCTTCTATTCGCTCGCGGTGCTGTTCGTGCTGTTCCTGCTGGCGCGGCGGATCGTGCATTCGCCGTTCGGCCTGTCGCTGCGCGCGATCAAGAACAATCCGCTGCGCGCGGCCGCGGTCGGCATTCCCGTCAACCGGCGCCTGATCGCGATCTACACGGTCGCGGCGTTCTATGCCGGCATTGCGGGAGCATTGTTCACGCAGACCACGGCGCTGGCCTCGCTCGACGTGTTCTCGTTCGAGCGCTCCGCCGACCTCGTTCTGATGCTCGTGATCGGCGGCTCCGGCTATCTCTATGGCGGGCTGATCGGCGCCGCCGTGTTCCGGATGCTGCAGGAGCTGTTCCAGTGGATCACCCCGCAATACTGGATGTTCTGGATCGGCCTCGTGCTGGTCGTGATCGTCATGGTCGGCCGCCACCGCATCCATGCCTATGCGCTGTGGCTGCCCAACCTCATTCTCCGGCAGATCGCCGGCCGCAAGGCCGCGGTGGCCCTGACCGATAACGAGGCGCCATGA
- a CDS encoding ABC transporter substrate-binding protein, with protein MFVRNKTLTLAASAALAAAAIASGAARADDVFKIGLIVPMTGGQASTGKQIDNAIKLYMQQNGDTVAGKKIQVILKDDAALPDNTKRLAQELIVNDKVNVIAGFGVTPAAFAAAPLATQGKVPEVVMAAGTSVITEKSPYIVRTSFTLPQSSTIIGDWAVKNGIKKVATLTSDYAPGNDALASFKERFTAGGGEIVEEVKVPLANPDFAPFLQRMKDAKPDAMFVFVPAGQGGNFMKQYAERGLDKSGIKVIGPGDVTDDDLLNDMGDAVLGTVTAHIYSAAHPSAKNKEFVAAYKKAFNSRPGFMAVGGYDGIHLIYEALKKSDGKTDGDSLLAAMKGMAWESPRGPISIDPETRDIVQNVYIRKVEKVDGELYNVEFQTFEAVKDPGKAKK; from the coding sequence ATGTTCGTGCGAAACAAGACACTGACGCTGGCTGCCAGCGCGGCTTTGGCCGCGGCTGCGATCGCGTCCGGTGCGGCGCGGGCCGACGACGTGTTCAAGATCGGCCTGATCGTGCCGATGACCGGCGGCCAGGCGTCGACCGGCAAGCAGATCGACAACGCGATCAAGCTCTACATGCAGCAGAACGGCGACACCGTTGCCGGCAAGAAGATCCAGGTCATTCTCAAGGATGACGCCGCGCTGCCCGACAACACCAAGCGGCTGGCGCAGGAACTGATCGTCAACGACAAGGTCAACGTCATCGCCGGCTTCGGCGTGACGCCGGCGGCGTTCGCGGCCGCGCCGCTCGCCACCCAGGGCAAGGTCCCGGAAGTGGTGATGGCCGCGGGCACCTCTGTTATCACCGAGAAGTCGCCCTACATCGTCCGCACCAGCTTCACCCTGCCGCAGTCCTCCACCATCATCGGCGACTGGGCGGTCAAGAACGGCATCAAGAAGGTCGCGACCCTGACCTCGGACTACGCGCCGGGCAATGATGCGCTGGCCTCCTTCAAGGAGCGCTTCACCGCCGGTGGCGGCGAGATCGTCGAGGAAGTGAAGGTCCCCCTGGCCAATCCGGACTTCGCGCCGTTCCTGCAGCGCATGAAGGATGCCAAGCCGGACGCGATGTTCGTGTTCGTGCCGGCCGGCCAGGGCGGCAACTTCATGAAGCAGTATGCCGAGCGCGGGCTCGACAAGAGCGGCATCAAGGTGATCGGACCGGGTGACGTGACCGACGACGACCTGCTCAACGACATGGGCGATGCGGTGCTCGGTACGGTGACCGCGCACATCTATTCGGCCGCGCATCCGTCCGCCAAGAACAAGGAGTTCGTGGCGGCCTACAAGAAGGCGTTCAACAGCCGCCCGGGCTTCATGGCGGTCGGCGGCTATGACGGCATCCATCTGATCTACGAGGCCCTGAAGAAGAGCGACGGCAAGACCGACGGCGATTCGCTGCTGGCGGCGATGAAGGGCATGGCCTGGGAGAGCCCGCGCGGCCCGATCTCGATCGATCCGGAGACGCGCGACATCGTCCAGAACGTCTACATCCGCAAGGTCGAGAAGGTCGACGGCGAGCTCTATAACGTCGAGTTCCAGACCTTCGAGGCCGTCAAGGATCCGGGCAAGGCGAAGAAGTGA
- a CDS encoding uroporphyrinogen-III synthase translates to MADRLTGNRILILETREEAQFSRLLAEQGADVLQCPMFTIQDAPDPGPIEAWIRRFIARPCDDLVLMTGEGLRRLMTVVRRIGVEADFISALGKARKFTRGPKPGRALRELGLEPQVTTEKPTSEGVAELLARYDLKGHRLGLQLYPDKDHAALIGAITAGSAEVDPVLPYVYDAKAADTNILTAIDEMIAGKVDAIALTSSGQPRRLFDVAKAHGVEDRLRQGLARTPIASVGPVVTEELAVHGLAPSIIPAGEAYFMKPLISAMAVALSGKPPRTATN, encoded by the coding sequence ATGGCTGACAGGCTGACCGGCAACCGCATCCTGATCCTGGAAACGCGCGAGGAAGCGCAGTTCTCGCGGCTGCTTGCCGAGCAAGGCGCCGACGTGCTGCAATGTCCGATGTTCACGATCCAGGACGCACCGGACCCGGGTCCGATCGAGGCCTGGATTCGCCGGTTCATCGCGCGGCCTTGCGACGATCTCGTGCTGATGACCGGCGAAGGCCTGCGGCGGCTGATGACCGTCGTGCGACGGATCGGCGTCGAAGCGGATTTCATCAGCGCGCTCGGTAAGGCGCGCAAATTCACCCGCGGACCCAAGCCCGGTCGCGCCTTGCGCGAGCTTGGACTCGAGCCGCAGGTCACGACCGAGAAGCCGACGTCGGAAGGCGTCGCCGAGCTGCTGGCCCGATACGACCTGAAGGGCCATCGGCTGGGCCTGCAGCTCTACCCCGACAAGGATCACGCGGCGCTGATCGGCGCCATCACCGCTGGCAGCGCCGAGGTCGATCCCGTCCTGCCTTATGTCTACGACGCCAAGGCGGCGGATACGAACATCCTCACCGCCATCGACGAGATGATCGCAGGCAAGGTCGACGCCATTGCATTGACGAGCTCGGGCCAGCCGCGGCGGCTGTTCGACGTCGCCAAGGCACATGGCGTCGAAGACCGCCTGCGCCAGGGACTGGCGCGCACGCCGATCGCCTCGGTCGGGCCTGTGGTCACCGAGGAGCTTGCCGTCCACGGCCTCGCGCCGTCGATCATTCCCGCGGGCGAGGCCTATTTCATGAAGCCGCTGATCTCGGCGATGGCGGTGGCGCTCAGTGGGAAGCCGCCGCGGACGGCGACGAACTGA